The Brassica oleracea var. oleracea cultivar TO1000 chromosome C7, BOL, whole genome shotgun sequence sequence CCGTAACAGATATCCTAACGTCGAGCAATATAATAGTTTAACGGAGTTAAGCGCCTTCTTCCCACCTTCGTTGCTTGCCTATATATAAGCATATTGTAATCTTCAGCTTGTCCAAGTTACATATCTCTCTCTACTCCTTTCCTCTTCATCATACACAAAGGAGAGAGAGCTTCAATATATTCAACAATGGCGGTCTCGAGAAGTCTCTTAGCTCTCTCAGCAAGTTTACTTGTTCTTGCATTCTTTCTCTGTGTAAATGCATCGACAAGGTAAGCTCAGAGATTCTCAAATACTTTTACTAATTCGTTCTTAGTGAAAGCTTAGACGTAACTTGTTATCTCTGCATCTTTTTGTAACAGAGCTCACGAAACAGAGGAGCTTAAGTCTCAGAGCCTGACTAATTCATCAACGGCTGATAAGTGAGTTTTTTACTTCTTGTTTTTTTTTTTTTTTTTTTTGAACTGATTTTTTTTTACTTCTTGTTCAATCTCATCCATCCAGATTTGATCAATTAGGATGGTTAAGTAATGTTTATATGGCGTCGTTTTGAATGATCTGTTTGGCTGTTTCTCAGGTTAAGTGACGGTGCATGGAATGAACACGCCGTTGAAAACCCAGAAGAAGTAGCTGCATTGGTCGATATGTAAGATACTCTTAAACTGCTTCGTAGATCTTCAAAGCATTTAAAAAATTAATATTCACTCCAAGATAATATTCTACATTTTCTAAAAATATTAGTTTTGCGTTTTCATAATAATTCAATAATAATAAACTGTAAGCTTTAAAATTTACTATACTTATTGATTACTGTCAGTTTAAAATTATTTAAATTAATTAATGTTTTAAATATATGTAAAAGATAAAACAATTATTTTTAGAAAACAGACGAAATATCTTATCTGAAAAAAAAAATAGAATGTATTTCAATTACTGATGAGTTGGACCTTTTTATTGTATATATTTACACGCTCTGGCCATTTCATATAGTATTATGTTGATCAAAAAAAGTATTATGTTATTCCCAAAAAAAAGTTTTCTATTACGACAAAAAACGAATATGTTAATCAAGCGAGTAATTGAACCAAAATAGAACGACTAATAAAATAAAAAAAATCTTACAAAGAGATCGATCAGTTCTAGATAAATGATTTGTAGTTGTATAAATGATTTGTAGTTGTATTTTGTCTTCTGAGAAATATAATATATCACATTATATTATAAAATCTTGAAAAAATATGATTACCTTATTCCTTACATATTATTATACATAAATACACACCCATAATTTCCTTTCATAAAATTTAAAAGTTTTTCCCGTAAATGTTATCTCTGTATACTGAATTTAGAAAATCTCTTCATGGGCCACAAGTTCTTACAGCTATATATATATATGTGACACAGACACGCCGTGATCGCCATTTAAATCGCCTCTGTCGCCGCTACTTTCCACCGACGTAAACATATAATTAAATATATGCATATATTTCATATTGTAGAGGCTTCACATTTATTTAGGCCATCACATAAATAGAATTTTCTTTTTTAAAGAATGATCAAAAGTTTTCCGTATAGTCCGTATCACAAGTTATATGATTTCGTATATTAATATGCAGTCACATTTATTACACCACATGGGTCCCTCTTCTTCTTTGGTCCTTCTCACACGTGATCTTGTTGAATCTATGGGCTTTTCAATCTACCCAAAACTCTGCGGGATTGATTTAATAATTAATAAAGTTACAGCACTCTTTCTGTAAATATAATTAGTTGAGTGAATTTGATTTTCGCGGGCAGGACGATAAGGAACAGCACGGAGCGGAGGAAGCTAGGATTCTTCTCATGCGCCACCGGAAACCCAATCGACGATTGCTGGCGATGTGATCGGAACTGGCACCTCCGTCGCAAGCGTCTCGCCAACTGCGCCATCGGTTTCGGCCGCAACGCCGTCGGAGGACGCGACGGTCGTTACTACGTCGTCACAGATCCATCGGACAACGACGCGATTAACCCGAGACCGGGAACGCTCCGTCACGCCGTGATCCAGGACCGTCCGTTATGGATCGTATTCAAACGCGACATGGTGATCACCCTGAAACAGGAGCTGATCATGAACAGCTTCAAGACCATCGACGGAAGAGGCGCGAACGTCGCGATCGCGGGAGGCGCGTGTATCACGATCCAGTATGTGACGAACATCATCATCCATGGGATTAACATCCATGATTGTAGACGGACGGGTAACGCTATGGTGAGAAGCTCTCCGTCGCATTACGGGTGGAGGACGATGGCGGACGGTGACGCGATTTCGATATTCGGGTCGAGTCATATTTGGATTGATCATAATTCTTTGTCTAATTGTGCTGATGGGTTGATTGATGCGATTATGGGATCTACAGCCATTACCATCTCCAATAACTATCTCACTCATCACAACGAGGTTCGTTTCATTGCTCATTATATTGCCTTACATAACGAGTTTGGTTTTGGTGGTTTGGCTTTTGGCTCGCACAAAATCTTTGCCAAGTTGAGCCTAACAAAAACTTGGTTCAGTTTGATAATCGGTAGTTCGGTTTTTAATAATTTTACCAAAATGAACCAAAGTTTTCGATTTTTAGTTCAAGTTCTAGCTTAATTTAGTCAATTTTTTTGATAATTTCAATAAATCAGGTTAGTTTGGTTTGAAATTTGGCTTTAGGTTTGTTCGGTTCGCACAAAAATTTTCCCAAGTTGAGCCTAAAAGAAAACTTGGTTCGGTTTGATAATGAATAGTTCGGTTTTTAATAATTTTACCAAAATGAACCAGTTTTTGATTTTTAGTTCAAGTTCTAGCTTAATTTAGTCAAAAATTTTGGTACCTTCAATTAAATCAGGTTAGTTTGGTTTGAAATTTGGATTTGTTTTCAGTTCAAGTTTGACTAAGAGCTCGGTTTAATCCGGTAAATTTAAAAAAAATCGGTTATCGATTACGTTCGGCCTTACTTTAATATTACCAAATTGGATATACCTAAACTGATATTGGAAATGGTGCTAAATTTGTTTTGAAATCATTTAAACTTCAAACCTTTTGAGGTGGGTTGGAGTCAAAACTTCATACTTAGCTGTCAAATTAGTATAGTTTTACAAATTAGGTTGTGTTAAAAGAGATATTTTTTTAGTTTGATCATAGCTTAATCACTACAGAGAAATACAGCTTTAATAACATTCATTTTTTTATGAACATCAAGACTTTAAATTAATTTTCTTGATTTGGAATGCAGGTTATGTTGATGGGACACAGTGATTCATACACAAGAGACAAGGTGATGCAAGTGACAATAGCATACAATCATTTTGGAGAGGGGCTTATACAGAGAATGCCAAGGTTCTTACTCCCTTTTTTCCTTCTGGTTGTTTGAATCAGAAATCAGGAGTGCTGACTCTTGTGTGTTTATTCAGGTGTAGGCACGGTTATTTCCATGTTGTAAACAATGATTACACACACTGGGTAATGTATGCGATTGGTGGAAGTGCTAACCCAACCATCAACAGCCAAGGCAATCGGTTCCTTGCCCCAGCAAACCCTTTTGCCAAAGAGGTATACAACTAAGCTTACTACACTTGATCATGTGTATAGACATACCTTTGTGAAGTAGGACATATCTGAATGTTATATTTTTCTGACAGGTGACAAAGAGGGTAGGTTCATGGCAAGGAGAATGGAAGCAATGGAACTGGAGATCGCAGGGAGACTTAATGCTCAATGGTGCTTACTTCACTAGATCTGGAGCTGCTACTCCTGCAAGCTATGCCAGAGCCTCTAGCTTGGGAGCTAAACCATCTTCCGTTGTAAGTATGCTTACCTACAGTTCTGGTGCCCTCAAATGCAGGATTGGTATGCGGTGTTAGCTAAATCTATAACCCTCAAAGCCAAGACCTAAGAAGATATCTGAATAGCTAAGGGAAACAAAGAAGAAATATAACTTGTTTTCTTCGCTCCTGTTTTTTACCTTTTCACTGTGTCCTTTTCTCTTCATTTTACCATATTAGTGTCCTTCCTATCCATATCTACTCGTCAACCTGGGCCGGCTTTCATGAGCCACAGTGTTGTTCGATTTCCTATTGTAGTACAGTGCATTCTTCTTCTTCCTTATTACTCTTTTGGTGTATCATCCTTGTATCATATACTCTTCTACCAATGTAATGCCTTTTATAACTGCGTTTGTACACCATTCTCATTGACCAATCTTAGATAAACCCAAAATCAAATCAGAAGGGTTTATTTCTTATGAAATAAATGAAAATAGCCAACTAAAGTGGGGAATTACAAAAAGATTAGTATAACAGAAATTGAACTCGGAACGGTATCGCGCTGTCAACTCCTCGTTTCTGTCGGGCTGTACAAAGATGATTTATTTCTCAGCATGTTCACCTCCAGTGGTTCACAACCTCTTCCAAAGTTCCATGGCGGGTTTAACCATATTGTAACAGGAGCACAACAACATCCCATTGCTAGCTTCAACGCACAATATGCCATGCATGAATTAATGAATATGCATCTTTTGTAAGTACAATATTGCAACCATATTTTATATTCTATATACCAAACCTTCTTTTATTGGACTCCTGATTCCTTTCAATGCCTCGAAGTCAGAAATCTCCATTGTCGTCTCCTCCAACACCGCAGATTTAGCCAGAGAAGGCAGATCCACATACTCGCTAATGTACTCTTTCCCGGGGTTCTTACCCATTATCCCCAATATTGATAGAATCCCTTTTATATTATTTTAGAAGCATTATTAGAAACTAACCTTCAGTTCATGTGTTATTATCAAAATTATCATTACTTACGTGGCAACTCTAAAATCATTCTCACACCATGTTTAAAAACCCTTTTCTCACTAGACTAATTATATGCACTGCCATTATTCATTAAAATAAAACTTATAATAATGTTCGAACATGTAATATAACTCGCCTATATATATGACTGATGTAGTTAAAGCGGTCAAACTTAACCGGTTTGAGTAAAAACATTATGAGTGCACCATGCAGCAGATGAACACATCGTTTAGTTATGAGTATTTGATGAATTGCTGAACTGATCATATATTGCTTTTAAAAAAATATATAACAGATTTATGAAGTGAACAATATTCAATTCAATACTTTTTTTCAAAATATTGTGACATATATTCGTTGAAGAGATCATCTGATTTTGTGACAGACTAAGTGCATCAGATTCGAACAAGAATTCTCAAACATGTAATATATTGCTTTTAAAAATATTTATAACAAAGCTATGCGGTGAACAATATTAAACCAAGAATTCTTTAAAATCAATTTGTTTTTTTTAATATTTTAATATTTTGAAGATCATGATCAAATTATGCATAAATCAATGCAATATTTCTACCAATCATAAAACTATGCAATATTTGAAACTACATATATGTTCAAAATTATTAATCTTAGTTAGAAAAACAATTAAAATCGACAGTAATTTAGGAAAATACACTAAATTTCCGTAAACAATTCATAATATTTGATTATGTCTTTATTCCGATGATTAATTATCATTTCCGTAAACAATGCATAATTGATACAATCAAATTATTAATTATCAAAATCATCGGAAGAAAATCAAGGATTTGGCCAGTTTAGATTTTACAAACGTATCAATNNNNNNNNNNNNNNNNNNNNNNNNNNNNNNNNNNNNNNNNNNNNNNNNNNNNNNNNNNNNNNNNNNNNNNNNNNNNNNNNNNNNNNNNNNNNNNNNNNNNNNNNNNNNNNNNNNNNNNNNNNNNNNNNNNNNNNNNNNNNNNNNNNNNNNNNNNNNNNNNNNNNNNNNNNNNNNNNNNNNNNNNNNNNNNNNNNAGTATAGATATTTGTAATTTATAAGCTATAGGGAATGTGAATATTTGGTCATATACTACAAACATATTAATGCCATCGGCTAACTTTATTTCCTCAGATTTCCTTATTTTACAAATTAAATTTATTTGGGATTACCTAAGAATATGGATACTGAATATTCTCTTTTGCCATAATGCAAACCTTACTGTACAATACTATTTATCAAGTTTATAAT is a genomic window containing:
- the LOC106302079 gene encoding probable pectate lyase 10, with the translated sequence MAVSRSLLALSASLLVLAFFLCVNASTRAHETEELKSQSLTNSSTADKLSDGAWNEHAVENPEEVAALVDMTIRNSTERRKLGFFSCATGNPIDDCWRCDRNWHLRRKRLANCAIGFGRNAVGGRDGRYYVVTDPSDNDAINPRPGTLRHAVIQDRPLWIVFKRDMVITLKQELIMNSFKTIDGRGANVAIAGGACITIQYVTNIIIHGINIHDCRRTGNAMVRSSPSHYGWRTMADGDAISIFGSSHIWIDHNSLSNCADGLIDAIMGSTAITISNNYLTHHNEVMLMGHSDSYTRDKVMQVTIAYNHFGEGLIQRMPRCRHGYFHVVNNDYTHWVMYAIGGSANPTINSQGNRFLAPANPFAKEVTKRVGSWQGEWKQWNWRSQGDLMLNGAYFTRSGAATPASYARASSLGAKPSSVVSMLTYSSGALKCRIGMRC